A region from the Natronoarchaeum mannanilyticum genome encodes:
- a CDS encoding cbb3-type cytochrome c oxidase subunit I has product MASTTQLALSATMAAFLIVVALWLQRIGGWRTYGPTTTGSGAGSYGDAGGETAGETAKPGGLARWLTTVDHKDIGLLYGTFAVLAFAWGGIAVVIMRLELVTQTSTLIGASTYNVLMTTHGITMLFLFGTPILAAFANYLVPLLIDADDMAFPRINAIAFWLLPPAALLIWGGVLLGPFVEGIAGAQTSWTMYPPMSIESSIQGTPGGTPNPGADLMMLGLHLSGISATMGAINFVATIFTERGEDVGWHNLDMFSWTVLVQSGIILFAFPLLGSAILMLLADRNLGTVFFQVEGGGPILWQHLFWFFGHPEVYVLVLPPMGIVSYVLPKFTGRRLFGFKYVVYSTLAIGVLSFGVWAHHMFASGMDPRLESAFMAVSLAIALPSAVKVFNWTTTLVNGRIRTTVPLLFCVGFVFNFIIGGVTGVFEAAIPVNQVLHETYHVIGHFHYVIMGAIAFAVFAAIYYWFPLVTGRMYQQRLAKWHFWLTMVGTNVTFFPMIILGYGGMPRRYATYDLPVGPADYFADLHAVATVGVLILTAGQLVFLWNLVTSWLEGPRVDDDPWNLEDEPTVAREYRWFRRQRETALADGGETPDAGDAAASESDEASGSESIQDS; this is encoded by the coding sequence ATGGCTTCGACGACGCAGCTGGCGCTGAGCGCGACGATGGCGGCGTTCCTGATCGTCGTGGCGCTCTGGCTTCAGCGGATCGGGGGCTGGCGGACGTACGGACCGACGACGACCGGCTCCGGGGCCGGTAGCTACGGCGACGCGGGCGGCGAGACGGCCGGCGAGACGGCGAAACCGGGCGGGCTGGCGCGCTGGCTCACGACGGTCGATCACAAGGACATCGGGCTGCTGTACGGCACGTTCGCCGTGCTGGCGTTCGCGTGGGGCGGCATCGCCGTCGTGATCATGCGCCTGGAGCTGGTCACCCAGACCTCGACGCTGATCGGCGCCTCGACGTACAACGTCCTGATGACGACCCACGGCATCACGATGCTATTCTTGTTCGGGACGCCGATCCTGGCGGCGTTCGCGAACTACCTCGTCCCCCTGCTGATCGACGCCGACGACATGGCGTTCCCGCGGATCAACGCCATCGCGTTCTGGCTGCTCCCGCCCGCGGCGCTGTTGATCTGGGGCGGCGTGCTGCTCGGCCCGTTCGTCGAGGGGATCGCCGGCGCCCAGACGTCCTGGACGATGTACCCGCCGATGTCGATCGAGAGCTCGATCCAGGGGACGCCCGGCGGGACGCCGAACCCCGGCGCCGACCTGATGATGCTGGGACTGCACCTCTCGGGGATCTCGGCGACGATGGGCGCGATCAACTTCGTCGCGACCATCTTCACCGAGCGCGGCGAGGACGTGGGGTGGCACAACCTCGATATGTTCTCGTGGACCGTGCTCGTCCAGTCTGGGATCATCCTCTTCGCGTTCCCGCTGCTGGGCAGCGCGATCCTCATGTTGCTCGCCGACCGGAACCTCGGGACGGTGTTCTTCCAGGTCGAGGGCGGCGGGCCGATCCTCTGGCAACACCTGTTCTGGTTCTTCGGCCACCCCGAGGTGTACGTGCTCGTCCTGCCGCCGATGGGGATCGTCAGCTACGTGCTGCCGAAGTTCACGGGTAGAAGGCTCTTCGGGTTCAAGTACGTCGTCTACTCGACGCTGGCGATCGGCGTCCTTTCGTTTGGCGTCTGGGCCCACCACATGTTCGCCTCGGGGATGGACCCGCGCCTCGAATCGGCGTTCATGGCCGTCTCGCTGGCGATCGCGCTGCCCAGCGCGGTGAAGGTGTTCAACTGGACGACGACGCTGGTTAACGGTAGGATACGGACGACCGTACCGCTTTTGTTCTGCGTCGGGTTCGTGTTCAACTTCATCATCGGCGGCGTCACCGGCGTGTTCGAGGCCGCGATTCCCGTCAATCAGGTGCTCCACGAAACGTACCACGTGATCGGGCACTTCCACTACGTCATCATGGGCGCGATCGCGTTCGCGGTCTTCGCGGCGATCTACTACTGGTTCCCGCTCGTCACGGGGCGGATGTACCAGCAGCGGCTCGCCAAGTGGCACTTCTGGCTCACGATGGTCGGCACCAACGTCACGTTCTTCCCGATGATCATCCTGGGCTACGGCGGGATGCCCCGCCGGTACGCGACGTACGACCTGCCGGTCGGGCCCGCGGACTACTTCGCCGACCTGCACGCCGTGGCGACCGTCGGCGTCCTGATCCTGACGGCGGGCCAGCTCGTGTTCCTCTGGAACCTCGTGACCTCGTGGCTCGAAGGCCCCCGCGTCGACGACGACCCGTGGAACCTCGAGGACGAGCCGACCGTCGCCCGCGAGTACCGCTGGTTCCGACGCCAGCGCGAGACCGCGCTTGCGGACGGCGGCGAGACGCCGGATGCCGGAGACGCCGCGGCGTCCGAGTCGGACGAAGCATCCGGTTCCGAAAGCATTCAGGACAGCTGA
- a CDS encoding HAMP domain-containing sensor histidine kinase: MVEIQLLFEGEGNRRALSSVVDEHYTPVVDEEFRNCDLYLVDEAAFPKYRDALKEQKHEQQPVFCPVVLVRRDRAPINVSIPDPVENDPPLLVNAVVEAPIKKQTLFRTFTNLLSRRDQSEALTDELRDRNERLEQFASTLRHELRNPLNVLDGYLDRARDRNTDEAFDVCQEATDQMKQLLEDTLLIIEGDDVDTDPEPVDLAAVCDGSWDVVSAQNASLEIAASKQILADEVRLKQLLENLFRNAVEHGGPDVTVTVGGTDDGFYVEDDGPGIPEDERESVFEEGYSGSSAGTGIGLAVVRAVADGHGWCVRITESGAGGARFEIADVVRYPATDWE; this comes from the coding sequence ATGGTCGAGATCCAGTTGCTGTTCGAGGGCGAGGGCAACCGCCGCGCGCTCTCATCGGTGGTCGACGAGCATTACACGCCCGTTGTCGACGAGGAGTTCCGGAACTGTGACCTCTACCTCGTCGACGAGGCCGCGTTTCCGAAGTACCGCGACGCGCTGAAGGAGCAGAAACACGAGCAGCAACCGGTGTTCTGTCCGGTCGTGCTGGTTCGTCGCGACCGAGCGCCGATCAACGTCAGCATTCCCGACCCGGTCGAGAACGATCCGCCTCTCCTGGTTAACGCGGTCGTCGAGGCTCCCATCAAGAAGCAGACGCTGTTTCGTACATTTACGAATCTCCTGTCGCGGCGAGACCAGAGCGAGGCCCTCACCGACGAGCTCCGCGATAGGAACGAACGTCTCGAACAGTTCGCGAGCACGTTACGCCACGAACTTCGCAATCCGCTGAACGTGCTCGACGGGTACCTCGACCGCGCGCGAGATCGGAACACCGACGAAGCGTTCGATGTCTGTCAGGAAGCGACCGATCAAATGAAGCAGTTGCTCGAAGATACGCTGCTCATCATCGAGGGCGACGACGTGGACACCGATCCCGAGCCGGTGGACCTGGCTGCGGTGTGTGACGGCTCCTGGGACGTCGTCTCGGCCCAGAACGCCAGTCTCGAGATCGCCGCATCGAAGCAGATACTCGCCGACGAGGTCCGGCTCAAGCAACTTCTCGAGAACCTGTTTCGCAACGCGGTCGAGCACGGCGGACCGGACGTCACCGTCACGGTCGGCGGCACGGACGACGGGTTCTACGTCGAAGACGACGGTCCCGGTATCCCCGAAGACGAACGCGAGTCCGTGTTCGAGGAGGGGTACTCCGGATCGAGCGCGGGGACGGGAATCGGACTTGCAGTGGTGCGGGCGGTGGCGGACGGACACGGCTGGTGCGTTCGGATCACGGAGAGCGGTGCGGGCGGCGCCCGGTTCGAGATCGCCGACGTCGTTCGCTATCCGGCGACCGATTGGGAGTGA
- the dhaL gene encoding dihydroxyacetone kinase subunit DhaL, giving the protein MADADTQREAVRAAAENVADRLEDEKEYLTDLDSAIGDADHGANMSRGFRAAADAVADADDAEPSDLVKQVGTTLISEVGGASGPLYGGSIMSASQTFAEDGITAETSVDFAEAYLDKVKDRGDARIGAKTMVDALTPAVHTYKKSIEQDDLPPLEALGKAVDAAERGVEFTVPIRAEKGRASYLGWRSVGHQDPGATSTLYIMEELLATAEEYLEGDVERDATAVEQPDEDPSDVAEDGAADDDEGGE; this is encoded by the coding sequence ATGGCAGACGCTGACACGCAACGCGAGGCGGTCCGGGCGGCCGCCGAGAACGTCGCCGACCGGTTAGAGGACGAGAAAGAGTACCTGACCGACCTCGACTCGGCGATCGGCGATGCCGACCACGGGGCCAACATGAGCCGCGGGTTCCGCGCCGCGGCCGACGCCGTGGCCGACGCCGACGACGCCGAGCCGTCCGATCTGGTCAAGCAGGTCGGGACGACGCTGATCTCGGAGGTCGGCGGCGCGTCGGGCCCGCTGTACGGCGGCTCGATCATGAGCGCCAGCCAGACGTTCGCCGAGGATGGGATCACCGCCGAGACGAGCGTCGACTTCGCCGAGGCGTACCTCGACAAGGTGAAAGATCGGGGCGACGCCCGGATCGGCGCCAAGACGATGGTCGACGCGCTCACGCCCGCGGTCCACACCTACAAGAAGTCGATCGAGCAGGACGACCTGCCGCCCCTGGAAGCCCTGGGGAAGGCCGTCGACGCGGCCGAGCGCGGCGTCGAGTTCACGGTGCCGATCCGCGCCGAGAAGGGCCGGGCCTCCTACCTGGGCTGGCGGTCGGTCGGCCACCAGGATCCCGGCGCGACGTCGACGCTGTACATCATGGAGGAACTACTCGCGACCGCCGAGGAGTACCTGGAGGGCGACGTCGAACGCGACGCGACGGCGGTCGAGCAACCCGACGAGGATCCCTCCGACGTCGCGGAGGACGGAGCCGCGGACGACGACGAGGGAGGCGAGTGA
- the dhaK gene encoding dihydroxyacetone kinase subunit DhaK — protein sequence MKKLINEPEDVVDEMLDGMVAAHPDRLRRLDGQEVLVRADAPVDGKVGVVSGGGSGHEPTHAGYLGEGMLDGAAAGEVFTSPTGDQLNEMIEACDGGEGVLCVVKNYEGDVMNFDTAAEMADIEGVDVEQVVVNDDVAVEDSLYTSGRRGVAGTILVHKAAGAKAAQGADLQTVAETAEKVIDNVGTMGMALTSCVTPEKGEPTFDLGDDEIELGIGIHGEPGTERTETMSADEVTEHLTERVLDDLELDDGQEVVTMVNGMGGTPLMELFVVNRRLQELMDDEGLDVWDAWVGDYMTSLDMEGCSITVCAVDEELKELLAAPADTPAMTVQE from the coding sequence ATGAAGAAACTCATCAACGAGCCGGAGGACGTGGTCGACGAGATGCTCGACGGAATGGTGGCGGCGCACCCCGACCGACTCCGACGCCTCGACGGGCAGGAGGTACTCGTGCGGGCGGACGCGCCGGTCGACGGGAAGGTCGGCGTCGTCTCGGGCGGGGGGAGCGGTCACGAGCCGACACACGCCGGCTACCTCGGCGAGGGGATGCTCGACGGCGCGGCGGCGGGCGAGGTGTTCACCTCGCCGACGGGCGACCAGCTCAACGAGATGATCGAAGCCTGCGACGGCGGCGAGGGGGTGCTGTGCGTCGTCAAGAACTACGAGGGCGACGTGATGAACTTCGACACGGCCGCCGAGATGGCCGACATCGAGGGCGTCGACGTAGAGCAGGTGGTGGTGAACGACGACGTCGCCGTCGAGGACTCGCTGTACACGTCGGGACGCCGCGGCGTCGCGGGGACGATCCTCGTCCACAAGGCCGCCGGCGCGAAGGCCGCGCAGGGCGCCGACCTCCAGACGGTCGCCGAAACCGCCGAAAAGGTGATCGACAACGTCGGCACGATGGGGATGGCGCTGACCTCCTGCGTAACCCCCGAAAAGGGCGAGCCGACGTTCGATCTGGGCGACGACGAGATCGAGCTCGGCATCGGCATCCACGGCGAGCCCGGCACCGAGCGAACCGAGACGATGAGTGCCGACGAAGTGACCGAACACCTGACCGAGCGGGTGCTCGACGACCTCGAACTCGACGACGGCCAGGAGGTCGTCACGATGGTCAACGGGATGGGCGGGACGCCGCTGATGGAGCTGTTCGTCGTCAACCGTCGGCTGCAAGAGCTGATGGACGACGAGGGGCTGGACGTCTGGGACGCCTGGGTCGGCGACTACATGACCTCGCTGGACATGGAGGGCTGCTCGATCACGGTCTGTGCGGTCGACGAGGAGCTCAAGGAACTGCTCGCCGCGCCGGCCGACACGCCGGCGATGACGGTCCAGGAGTGA
- the dhaM gene encoding dihydroxyacetone kinase phosphoryl donor subunit DhaM, with protein MIGLVIVSHSATAAEGICEVAAEMGGDAPIEPAGGDDGEIGTSAPAIEDAIEAADDGDGVVVLVDLGSAVMNADLAVEMSDADAEIADAPILEGAVNAAVEATSAKATLDSVVERAEEARDYRKLS; from the coding sequence ATGATCGGTCTCGTGATCGTCTCCCACAGCGCGACCGCGGCCGAAGGGATCTGCGAGGTCGCCGCGGAGATGGGCGGCGACGCGCCGATCGAACCAGCCGGCGGCGACGACGGCGAGATCGGCACGAGCGCGCCCGCGATCGAGGACGCCATCGAGGCGGCGGACGACGGGGACGGCGTCGTCGTGCTGGTCGATCTCGGCAGCGCCGTGATGAACGCCGACCTCGCCGTCGAGATGTCGGACGCCGACGCCGAGATCGCCGACGCGCCGATCCTGGAGGGCGCGGTCAACGCCGCCGTCGAGGCGACGAGCGCGAAGGCGACGCTCGACTCGGTCGTCGAGCGCGCCGAAGAAGCCCGCGACTACCGGAAGCTCTCCTGA